The following proteins come from a genomic window of bacterium:
- a CDS encoding DoxX family protein, giving the protein MAEWASIPLRLGLGIMFAAHGLQKIFGVFGGPGIKGFSEMLGELGFAPPVFWAYLASGVELLGGICLIIGLGTRISSALLFVLILVAGIKVHLKNGFFLMNGGIEYIFVIACALISLALLGSGKVCINAKF; this is encoded by the coding sequence ATGGCTGAATGGGCAAGTATTCCGCTTCGTCTGGGGTTAGGCATAATGTTTGCCGCGCATGGCCTTCAGAAAATTTTCGGGGTATTCGGGGGGCCGGGAATAAAAGGATTTTCAGAAATGCTCGGGGAACTGGGATTTGCGCCGCCTGTATTCTGGGCTTATCTGGCTTCCGGTGTGGAGCTGTTGGGGGGCATATGTTTGATTATAGGGCTGGGCACCAGAATATCTTCCGCTCTGCTTTTTGTGTTGATTCTGGTCGCCGGTATTAAAGTGCATCTCAAAAACGGTTTTTTCCTCATGAACGGCGGTATCGAATATATATTTGTAATAGCCTGCGCTCTGATTTCTCTGGCTCTTTTAGGTTCGGGCAAAGTATGCATAAACGCTAAATTTTAA
- a CDS encoding prenyltransferase: protein MAEKLKQLLKAARADFLPASIVPFFVGTAYAVNRGFSLSLSRFVLGLTGIAAAHLSANLLNDYYDYRSGADNRTAKVSSFFGGSRAIQEGVFTDRQILGFSLLLMSVAVVCGAFIFVMTRDPVFLILMAAGGILAVEYTAPPLRLAYRRLGELDIFLLFGVGTVMGSFYLFSGRFDYGSFSISLPVAFLIAAVIICNEVPDFESDISAGKQNLLSLTGVKRGGILYGVVVCLSLLAIFLNVAKGILPFYAALIGIVYFPGVKAYSNLKNGFSDINRLIKASRFTVMQHSFVGIAIILMLLIS from the coding sequence TTGGCGGAAAAATTAAAACAGCTTTTGAAAGCGGCCCGAGCCGATTTTCTTCCGGCCAGCATAGTGCCGTTTTTTGTGGGAACGGCTTATGCCGTTAACAGGGGATTTTCCCTGTCGCTGTCCAGGTTTGTTCTCGGGTTAACCGGTATTGCCGCCGCGCACCTGTCCGCCAATCTTCTTAATGATTATTACGATTACAGGAGCGGCGCTGATAACAGAACCGCCAAAGTCAGTTCTTTTTTCGGGGGCTCGAGAGCGATACAGGAAGGTGTGTTTACGGATAGGCAGATACTCGGGTTTTCCCTGTTGCTTATGTCCGTCGCGGTTGTTTGCGGCGCGTTTATATTCGTTATGACCCGGGATCCGGTATTCCTGATATTGATGGCCGCAGGAGGGATCCTGGCTGTTGAATATACGGCGCCGCCGTTAAGGCTGGCGTACAGAAGGCTGGGGGAACTTGATATATTCCTTTTATTCGGCGTGGGCACTGTCATGGGCAGTTTTTACCTGTTCAGCGGAAGGTTTGATTACGGTTCGTTTTCCATTTCGCTTCCCGTGGCTTTTCTGATAGCCGCGGTCATAATATGCAATGAAGTGCCTGATTTTGAATCGGATATCAGCGCCGGCAAACAAAACCTTTTGTCTCTTACGGGCGTAAAAAGAGGCGGCATTCTTTACGGTGTTGTTGTCTGTTTGTCGCTCCTGGCTATTTTCCTGAACGTAGCGAAAGGTATCCTGCCTTTTTACGCCGCCCTGATAGGGATAGTATATTTCCCCGGAGTAAAAGCGTACTCCAATCTGAAGAACGGGTTTTCCGATATAAACAGGCTGATTAAGGCGAGCCGGTTTACGGTAATGCAGCATTCCTTTGTAGGAATAGCGATTATTTTAATGTTGTTAATCTCATGA
- a CDS encoding TolC family protein, with protein MRYLFLTILLTAGALFVSDVFPDDNAAENMADLITEALDNNPAVQESYNLWKAAEYKIRTVKSLPDPVAQYQYFGESVETRVGPQKNKYGVSQKIPFPGKLGLKGRAQSKQAEIFKERYEAAKREVIKNVKFVYYDIFWVDKAVQITEEEKAILESLEKVAQKRYESDFTPQQDVIKAQVKLSKLIDNLLRLNQNRKSLVAKLNTVLNRPRGAELGKVTNVDYSEFQYDLQSLHEIAGDSRQELIAANMDIERAEYERSLAKMDYLPDFNFGFDYIQVGDGYTMSPDDGQDAWMVSVAVNIPLWFDKLNAQVNEKKAQLEAARKNYENMENDVSFEVDDLYFKILTYKDIISLYKTALIPQSEQAFDAAKAGYETGKVDFLNWLDAERILLQTRLAYYKAITDYRKSIAFLERVIGNDL; from the coding sequence ATGAGATATTTGTTTCTTACCATATTATTGACAGCCGGAGCTTTATTTGTTTCAGATGTATTTCCGGATGATAATGCGGCGGAAAACATGGCGGATCTGATAACCGAGGCTTTAGATAATAACCCCGCCGTCCAGGAATCCTACAATTTATGGAAGGCGGCTGAGTATAAGATAAGGACGGTGAAGAGCCTTCCCGATCCCGTAGCGCAATATCAATATTTCGGCGAAAGTGTCGAGACAAGAGTGGGCCCGCAGAAAAATAAATACGGGGTATCGCAGAAAATACCGTTTCCCGGAAAACTCGGGCTTAAAGGCAGGGCCCAGTCCAAGCAGGCCGAGATATTTAAAGAAAGATATGAAGCCGCGAAGCGGGAAGTGATAAAGAACGTGAAATTTGTTTATTATGACATATTCTGGGTGGATAAGGCCGTTCAGATAACGGAAGAGGAGAAAGCCATATTGGAAAGCCTGGAAAAAGTCGCCCAAAAAAGATATGAGTCGGATTTTACACCCCAGCAGGACGTGATTAAGGCGCAGGTTAAGCTTTCAAAGTTAATAGATAACTTACTGCGTTTGAATCAGAACAGGAAAAGCCTGGTCGCGAAGCTGAACACTGTTCTGAACAGGCCGCGGGGCGCGGAGCTGGGAAAAGTAACGAATGTTGATTATTCGGAATTCCAGTATGACCTTCAGTCTCTGCATGAAATCGCCGGGGATTCAAGACAGGAGTTGATAGCCGCGAACATGGATATAGAAAGGGCGGAATACGAAAGGTCTTTGGCGAAGATGGATTACCTGCCTGATTTTAATTTCGGTTTCGATTATATTCAGGTCGGCGACGGGTACACCATGAGCCCCGACGACGGACAGGATGCGTGGATGGTAAGCGTGGCCGTGAATATCCCTTTATGGTTTGATAAGTTAAATGCTCAGGTGAATGAGAAAAAAGCGCAGTTAGAGGCCGCCAGGAAAAATTATGAGAACATGGAGAATGACGTCTCTTTTGAAGTGGATGATTTGTATTTTAAGATACTTACTTATAAAGATATCATTTCGCTGTACAAAACCGCATTGATACCGCAGTCGGAGCAGGCCTTTGACGCGGCAAAGGCAGGTTATGAGACGGGCAAAGTTGATTTCTTAAACTGGCTCGATGCGGAAAGGATTCTTTTGCAGACGAGATTAGCATATTATAAAGCGATAACCGATTATCGCAAATCAATCGCTTTTCTTGAAAGGGTTATTGGAAACGACCTGTAA
- a CDS encoding FAD-dependent oxidoreductase yields MPRKNIVIIGGGFAGVSALRYLSGFKKYSLKDFRVILIDRKENFEFLPMLPDVIGGWLGHDALSAGFKKLTDNRRCEWLKDEVIKVDFITGKIYLVNNTLDYEYLIISSGSETNFFKNGNARNSCFKLDNVNDAVKIRGELLKRAEAKMPSGVNVVVAGGGYTGVEIATNADYFLGREKVKRRIYILEKADNILTMVPEWMRKEVRTGLDSLNVSIICNDSLKEYNGKDVLLESGEKIENALCIWSAGVKTSSFIDAVDAEKERTRIKVKEDLRIAKDGVENVFVAGDAGYFFDDRKKSALRMAVMFSIGQGRVAAGNVIKSVLNRPLKKFRPVDLGYLIPMAHGKAPGVVMGRKIHGRLGYLMHYCMCLYRSERENKFSIIRDMFQKKQNAKGA; encoded by the coding sequence ATGCCCCGAAAAAATATCGTAATAATAGGCGGAGGATTTGCGGGAGTTTCCGCCCTCAGGTATCTGTCAGGGTTTAAAAAGTATTCCCTGAAAGATTTCAGGGTTATTCTGATAGACAGGAAAGAGAATTTCGAATTTCTTCCGATGCTTCCGGATGTAATAGGGGGCTGGCTTGGGCATGATGCGTTAAGCGCCGGTTTTAAAAAACTTACAGACAACCGCCGCTGTGAATGGCTTAAAGACGAAGTTATAAAAGTAGATTTTATAACAGGGAAAATATATCTGGTTAATAATACGCTCGATTATGAATATCTGATTATATCAAGCGGGTCAGAGACGAATTTTTTTAAAAACGGGAATGCCCGAAACAGCTGTTTTAAACTGGACAATGTAAATGACGCGGTAAAAATCAGAGGCGAATTATTAAAAAGAGCGGAGGCTAAGATGCCTTCCGGAGTGAATGTTGTTGTTGCGGGGGGCGGTTATACGGGTGTCGAGATAGCGACAAATGCAGACTATTTTCTTGGAAGGGAAAAAGTGAAGCGCCGGATTTATATTCTGGAAAAGGCGGATAATATATTGACGATGGTCCCCGAATGGATGAGGAAAGAAGTCCGAACCGGGCTTGACAGCCTGAATGTGAGCATTATTTGCAATGATTCTCTCAAAGAATATAACGGCAAAGATGTTTTATTGGAATCGGGCGAAAAAATTGAAAATGCGCTTTGCATATGGTCGGCAGGAGTTAAAACATCTTCTTTTATAGATGCGGTTGACGCGGAGAAGGAGCGGACGAGGATAAAAGTAAAAGAAGACCTCAGGATCGCGAAAGACGGTGTTGAAAATGTTTTCGTGGCGGGAGATGCCGGGTATTTTTTTGATGACAGGAAGAAGTCCGCGCTCAGGATGGCGGTTATGTTTTCTATCGGGCAGGGCCGCGTAGCGGCCGGAAATGTGATAAAAAGCGTTCTTAACCGGCCTCTCAAAAAATTCCGCCCCGTGGATCTCGGTTATCTGATTCCTATGGCGCATGGGAAGGCGCCGGGTGTTGTAATGGGGCGAAAAATACACGGCCGCTTAGGTTATCTTATGCATTATTGCATGTGCCTGTATCGCTCGGAACGGGAAAACAAGTTTTCTATTATAAGGGATATGTTTCAAAAAAAGCAAAACGCGAAAGGAGCTTAA
- a CDS encoding efflux RND transporter periplasmic adaptor subunit, producing MTYRLNSGFSKYTPLTVGIVLTALVFSLVSCGKNKTGERSREKKEMSSEEKILYYTCGMHPSVRVSPEEYDKGEVNCPICNMKLVPIFKEEEADTSYYGCGMEGEEHVFMIQEIEGMSKCPVCGMPLKKLTKEEADKLTGVVSRVKVKGEQARLAGVKTDSVKKMHLYKEIRTVGTVAYDPELAIAQEEFISSLKASEKIEAGKISEIKERAANLVESSKKKLKFLGLSNEQIDELARTGEIQTGLIMPEKKMWVYGDVYEYELSWVKKGSKVKVTASSLPGETFYGVISGVNPVLDPKTRSVRFRAEIENPELMLKPRMYVDVVMQNMYMGPGGEHLVLAIPKSAVLNTGTRKIIWIDKQNGEYEGRLVEIGPEATAAVEEKEGKFYPVIKGVSEGELVVTEANFLIDSQSQISGIAASAYGGSLESEETKAPPIHQH from the coding sequence ATGACTTACCGCTTAAACTCAGGATTCAGTAAATACACACCTTTAACCGTCGGCATCGTTTTAACAGCGCTTGTTTTCTCTCTTGTATCTTGCGGTAAGAATAAGACCGGGGAACGGTCCCGGGAGAAAAAAGAAATGTCATCGGAAGAAAAAATACTTTATTACACCTGCGGAATGCATCCCTCTGTGAGAGTCTCTCCGGAAGAATATGATAAAGGCGAGGTTAACTGCCCCATTTGTAATATGAAATTAGTGCCTATATTCAAAGAAGAAGAGGCGGATACTTCATATTACGGATGCGGAATGGAAGGGGAAGAGCATGTTTTTATGATACAGGAGATTGAAGGGATGTCTAAATGCCCTGTATGCGGGATGCCTCTTAAGAAGTTGACAAAGGAAGAAGCGGATAAGTTAACAGGTGTTGTAAGCCGGGTTAAGGTAAAAGGAGAGCAGGCAAGGCTTGCCGGTGTTAAGACAGATTCCGTGAAAAAGATGCATCTCTATAAAGAAATCCGGACTGTCGGCACTGTTGCCTATGATCCCGAGCTTGCAATCGCTCAGGAAGAATTTATTTCCAGCTTGAAAGCTTCGGAGAAGATAGAGGCCGGGAAGATTTCAGAAATTAAGGAACGGGCCGCGAACTTAGTTGAATCTTCAAAGAAAAAGCTGAAGTTTTTAGGCCTGAGTAATGAACAGATAGATGAACTTGCGCGAACAGGGGAAATCCAAACAGGCCTTATCATGCCTGAAAAAAAGATGTGGGTCTACGGAGATGTCTATGAGTATGAATTAAGCTGGGTTAAAAAGGGTTCAAAAGTAAAAGTTACCGCGTCCAGCCTTCCCGGGGAGACATTTTATGGAGTTATATCCGGCGTTAATCCTGTGCTGGACCCAAAGACGCGCTCAGTAAGATTCAGGGCCGAGATAGAAAATCCGGAGTTAATGCTAAAACCCCGGATGTATGTTGATGTAGTGATGCAGAATATGTATATGGGTCCGGGCGGCGAACACCTGGTTTTGGCGATACCCAAAAGCGCTGTTCTCAATACGGGTACGCGTAAGATAATCTGGATAGACAAACAAAACGGGGAGTATGAGGGAAGATTAGTTGAAATCGGGCCGGAGGCCACCGCTGCGGTTGAAGAGAAGGAAGGCAAATTTTATCCTGTGATAAAGGGAGTAAGTGAAGGCGAGCTTGTAGTGACTGAAGCGAATTTTCTTATAGATTCCCAGAGCCAGATTTCCGGTATTGCGGCAAGCGCTTATGGCGGCTCGCTTGAGTCAGAAGAAACAAAAGCGCCGCCGATACATCAGCATTGA
- a CDS encoding sigma-70 family RNA polymerase sigma factor — MADISNTVNIEDIFRKYNRRIYALALSIIKDAKEAEDIVQDVFLKIIRKIDTFKGKSDISTWIYRITYNEALTHLREKTKLRSINYADDNQHGITKNSEGLSVNWPLMPDELSEQNELKESIDKAIARLPIKYRVILLLRSVEGFSVKETAGILKIKENSVKSRLHRARLIIHKELSNHIKTSRPESPEKEDVSCDINTRFIYDYIEGHMDATKGRAFKKHIADCRECNGFLDTYMKAIAITNALQCADIPNSLQDRIKTFIALNS, encoded by the coding sequence ATGGCTGACATATCAAATACAGTAAATATAGAAGACATATTCCGCAAGTACAACCGCAGGATATATGCCCTCGCATTAAGCATTATAAAAGACGCGAAGGAAGCTGAAGATATCGTTCAGGACGTATTTTTGAAGATAATCAGGAAAATCGATACTTTTAAAGGTAAATCGGATATTTCCACATGGATATACAGGATAACATATAATGAAGCGCTTACTCACCTGCGGGAGAAAACGAAGCTGCGAAGCATAAACTATGCCGATGATAATCAGCATGGGATAACAAAGAACAGTGAAGGGTTATCCGTAAATTGGCCGCTGATGCCCGATGAACTAAGCGAACAGAACGAATTGAAAGAGAGCATAGACAAAGCCATAGCGCGCCTGCCCATAAAATACAGGGTTATTCTTTTGCTGAGATCCGTTGAAGGGTTTTCTGTTAAAGAGACGGCGGGAATCTTAAAAATTAAGGAAAATTCGGTTAAATCGCGCCTGCACAGGGCAAGGCTTATAATTCATAAGGAGCTTTCAAACCATATAAAAACATCCCGGCCGGAATCTCCCGAAAAAGAAGACGTGTCCTGCGATATAAACACCCGTTTTATATACGATTACATCGAAGGACATATGGACGCGACAAAAGGGAGAGCATTCAAAAAACATATAGCGGACTGCCGGGAGTGCAACGGTTTTCTGGATACATATATGAAGGCAATAGCCATCACTAACGCCTTACAGTGCGCAGACATACCCAACTCCCTGCAGGACAGGATAAAAACCTTTATAGCCCTGAACAGCTGA
- a CDS encoding DUF3568 domain-containing protein, which produces MTGKILSMVALVTLLPGICGCVTLLAAGAGGAGTAMWLSGKLSDEINASYDDTVEAAKDALASLDMRISKIEIGDNVTQIISAYTDGSKTWIDVRPITKNKSKIKIRVGIRGDKEASSKILDMIRKHI; this is translated from the coding sequence ATGACGGGAAAAATTCTAAGTATGGTTGCCCTGGTAACTTTATTGCCCGGTATCTGCGGATGTGTGACTTTGCTGGCCGCGGGCGCGGGCGGCGCCGGAACGGCCATGTGGTTATCAGGAAAGTTGAGTGACGAAATAAACGCTTCTTATGACGATACAGTGGAAGCGGCTAAAGACGCTCTCGCGTCGCTCGATATGCGTATCAGCAAAATAGAGATAGGGGATAATGTTACCCAGATAATAAGCGCATATACGGATGGTTCTAAAACATGGATAGATGTGCGCCCGATAACTAAAAATAAATCAAAGATCAAAATTCGCGTGGGAATAAGAGGTGATAAAGAAGCTTCAAGCAAGATTCTTGATATGATAAGGAAGCATATTTAA
- a CDS encoding sulfite exporter TauE/SafE family protein: protein MLTDAGFLALSYAVAVIATIAGFGSSTLLIPAALMFMDAKTAVVLIACFHLFNNIFKVKFFWSRINFRIVILFGVPSIIFAFAGAMLISIAPAAALKKAIAVFLIIFALYSFLNPEFRFRQNRVTAIAGGSLSGLLAGLIGLGGAIRSAFLIAFNLPKEAYVATGAMIAFVIDLIRIPTYLFTKVVHDPSYYILLPFLLFSAYLGVKTGRILLEKINREPFKKIVLIALLLVGINLLT, encoded by the coding sequence ATGCTGACAGATGCCGGGTTTTTGGCGTTATCTTACGCGGTGGCCGTAATAGCGACGATCGCCGGCTTCGGCAGTTCAACATTGCTGATACCCGCGGCGCTTATGTTTATGGACGCGAAAACGGCCGTTGTCCTGATTGCGTGTTTTCACCTGTTTAATAACATATTTAAAGTAAAATTTTTTTGGAGCAGGATAAATTTCAGAATAGTTATTCTTTTCGGTGTCCCAAGCATCATTTTTGCTTTTGCAGGGGCTATGTTGATTTCAATAGCGCCTGCCGCCGCTCTTAAAAAGGCGATAGCCGTATTTTTAATAATTTTCGCGCTGTATTCATTCCTGAACCCTGAATTCAGATTCAGACAAAATCGCGTAACTGCTATAGCCGGGGGAAGCTTATCAGGATTGCTTGCAGGCCTCATAGGGTTAGGAGGAGCGATAAGATCGGCGTTTCTCATCGCCTTTAATCTGCCCAAAGAGGCATATGTCGCTACGGGCGCCATGATTGCGTTTGTCATAGATTTAATAAGAATACCGACCTATTTATTCACTAAAGTTGTTCATGACCCGTCATATTATATTCTTTTGCCCTTCCTGCTGTTCAGCGCCTATCTCGGAGTGAAAACCGGCAGGATACTTCTTGAAAAAATAAACCGGGAACCGTTTAAGAAAATAGTTTTGATAGCTCTTTTACTTGTGGGGATAAACCTGCTAACATAA
- a CDS encoding polyprenyl synthetase family protein: MKSKNLLDRVNRNILLITEESRNFLPELHRDAMLDSGKRLRAKVFFAFSQDAGEKSVNIATAIELLHAATLIHDDILDNSVLRRGKPALHTRHGIPTSLLYGDFLFSTAFSMIAKLDDAWIYRQMTDALREVLTGEMIENYRRRDTSLTKNEYISIIEKKSGVLFGLACGLGAGIKGLDGSITEKAYQYGVNTGIVYQIMDDYMDYFGEDEGKDTFKDIKEGLVTLPLIYLLEKCSAGEKKDIVSVLNSGDPEYRSIKKLVSLMERYEVPCMVFRDIKIFLENLKVMLPETVAKNFRNDFDILSWIGDKISHAPKKYRNNRRRICGSFRPQVSVRV, translated from the coding sequence ATGAAATCAAAAAACTTATTAGACAGGGTAAACAGGAACATACTTCTCATAACAGAGGAAAGCCGGAATTTTCTCCCGGAATTACACCGGGATGCGATGCTGGATTCCGGCAAGAGGCTGAGGGCAAAGGTTTTTTTCGCTTTTTCACAGGATGCGGGAGAGAAATCGGTGAATATAGCAACGGCAATCGAGCTTCTGCACGCGGCTACGCTGATACATGACGATATTTTAGATAATTCCGTGTTGCGCAGAGGAAAACCGGCGCTTCATACAAGGCATGGCATTCCAACAAGCCTGCTCTACGGCGATTTCCTTTTCTCAACGGCATTTTCCATGATAGCGAAGCTGGACGACGCGTGGATTTACAGGCAGATGACAGATGCCTTAAGAGAAGTCTTAACGGGGGAGATGATTGAAAATTACAGGCGCAGGGATACCTCTTTAACAAAAAATGAATATATCTCGATAATAGAGAAAAAAAGCGGTGTCCTTTTCGGCCTGGCGTGCGGATTGGGCGCCGGAATAAAAGGGCTGGACGGGAGCATAACGGAAAAAGCTTATCAATACGGGGTTAACACCGGAATAGTTTATCAGATAATGGATGATTACATGGATTATTTCGGCGAGGATGAGGGCAAAGATACTTTCAAAGACATAAAAGAAGGCCTTGTTACACTGCCTCTTATATACCTTTTGGAGAAATGTTCCGCCGGAGAAAAAAAAGATATTGTGTCTGTTTTGAATAGCGGAGATCCGGAATATAGAAGCATAAAAAAACTGGTGTCTTTAATGGAACGTTACGAAGTCCCTTGTATGGTTTTCAGGGATATAAAAATTTTTCTGGAAAATCTGAAAGTCATGCTGCCGGAAACTGTGGCGAAAAATTTCCGGAACGATTTCGATATCTTATCATGGATAGGAGATAAAATCAGTCATGCCCCGAAAAAATATCGTAATAATAGGCGGAGGATTTGCGGGAGTTTCCGCCCTCAGGTATCTGTCAGGGTTTAA
- the sbtA gene encoding SbtA family thio(seleno)oxazole RiPP natural product precursor codes for MNKDKVRRVLKGLGLATLVAGIGLVSGGCKKEGSASCGKSSCGSKDAGTEKSSTSCGKGSCGT; via the coding sequence ATGAATAAAGACAAGGTAAGAAGAGTCCTTAAAGGCCTGGGATTAGCCACGCTTGTAGCCGGCATAGGGCTTGTGTCCGGCGGATGCAAAAAAGAAGGGTCTGCAAGCTGCGGTAAAAGTTCATGCGGCTCAAAAGACGCCGGCACCGAAAAAAGCAGCACATCCTGCGGAAAAGGTTCCTGCGGGACATAA
- the sbtM gene encoding thio(seleno)oxazole modification radical SAM maturase SbtM yields MRTYSINSTLEIERKNNGSFMLKWRGPENGKEYIEKAFKEDLLSLKIISDDLQPEEAAKTGNVSMSLIRDVLSASAEKGILIADKSGIAREGGHFYNTPNSAEEYLTAETFTLQWHITQACDLNCKHCYDRSKRSPLTLKQGIYILDDLSSFCDIKKVDGHVCFTGGNPFMYDRFNDLYKSAVDHGFSTSILGNPTPREKLEKIGSIRKPSYFQVSLEGLEEHNDSIRGPGHFRKVMEFMDVLREMKISPSVMLTLTGDNIDQVLPLAGILKDKTDHFTFNRLSQVGKGADLSLPSREKYISFLDAYVDEAEKNKVIGFKDNLINTALNRKKRKLFDGCTGYGCGAAFNFVTLLPDGEVHACRKFPSPIGNVLASTIHDIYESVSAKLYRQGPASCEGCSLRPVCGGCMAVVNGAGLNIFHDRDPYCFINEKSQTD; encoded by the coding sequence ATGAGAACATATAGTATAAACTCAACTCTTGAAATCGAAAGAAAAAATAACGGGTCGTTTATGCTTAAATGGCGTGGTCCGGAAAACGGGAAAGAATATATCGAAAAAGCTTTCAAAGAAGATTTATTGTCTTTAAAAATAATATCGGATGACCTGCAGCCGGAAGAGGCGGCAAAAACCGGAAATGTTTCGATGAGTTTAATACGCGACGTACTGTCGGCTTCGGCCGAGAAAGGGATTCTGATAGCGGATAAATCCGGGATAGCGAGAGAAGGTGGGCATTTTTATAATACGCCCAATTCAGCGGAAGAATATCTTACGGCTGAAACTTTCACACTGCAGTGGCATATAACACAGGCGTGCGACCTGAACTGCAAACACTGTTATGACCGGAGTAAGCGCTCTCCCCTTACGTTAAAACAGGGAATATATATACTTGACGACCTGAGTTCTTTCTGCGATATAAAGAAGGTGGATGGGCATGTGTGTTTTACGGGCGGCAACCCTTTTATGTATGACAGATTTAACGACCTTTATAAATCCGCCGTGGATCATGGTTTTTCAACTTCTATTCTGGGGAATCCCACCCCGCGGGAAAAATTGGAAAAAATAGGTTCCATACGCAAACCGTCTTATTTCCAGGTTAGCCTGGAGGGTTTAGAGGAGCATAATGACAGTATCCGCGGACCCGGCCATTTCAGGAAAGTTATGGAATTCATGGATGTCCTGCGCGAAATGAAAATTTCCCCATCCGTGATGCTTACTCTTACCGGAGACAATATTGATCAGGTTCTGCCTCTTGCCGGGATACTTAAGGACAAAACAGACCATTTTACATTTAACCGTTTATCACAAGTCGGGAAAGGGGCTGATCTGTCATTGCCTTCCCGCGAAAAATACATTTCTTTTTTGGATGCTTATGTAGATGAAGCTGAAAAAAATAAAGTCATCGGTTTCAAAGATAATCTTATAAATACCGCGCTAAACAGGAAAAAACGCAAACTTTTTGACGGCTGTACGGGGTATGGATGCGGCGCGGCTTTTAATTTTGTGACGCTTTTGCCTGACGGTGAAGTCCATGCCTGCCGTAAATTTCCTTCGCCCATAGGCAATGTTCTGGCCTCAACGATTCATGATATATATGAATCCGTGAGCGCTAAACTTTACAGGCAGGGGCCGGCCTCATGCGAAGGCTGTTCATTAAGGCCCGTTTGCGGCGGATGCATGGCTGTAGTAAATGGAGCGGGCCTGAATATTTTCCATGACAGGGACCCATATTGTTTTATAAATGAAAAATCTCAGACAGATTAA
- a CDS encoding bifunctional oligoribonuclease/PAP phosphatase NrnA has translation MKNLRQIKKKILSARRIAIAGHVNPDGDCIGSLLAFGLGLNSTGKRAHMLLQDDIPKAYRNLPGANKIKKRMKETPDLAITVDCNTKEMVGAPFNAIKRAKDILEIDHHMYRKPFGTLSLIDGKAAAVGEIIYKLLKSLNIDITKNIARNILTSIIVETNSFRLPSVKPFTFRVCDRLLLTGVDYNRLSEMVYWLKTKEAAVLSGLCMANIHFLKNDKIAWSIATKKDFSRMGGRDEDVDSVANDMLSIETVKIAILFREKSPGLLRVSLRSKGGINVACLAYKYNGGGHFDSAGCLIANKTSSIQEFLKAAAGLLDKCSYTTEKKGE, from the coding sequence ATGAAAAATCTCAGACAGATTAAAAAAAAGATACTAAGCGCGCGCAGGATTGCCATAGCGGGTCACGTAAACCCCGACGGTGATTGTATCGGTTCGCTTCTTGCTTTCGGCCTGGGCCTGAACAGTACAGGCAAGCGCGCGCATATGCTTTTGCAGGATGATATTCCCAAAGCGTACAGGAACCTTCCCGGCGCGAATAAGATAAAAAAAAGGATGAAAGAAACGCCTGACCTGGCAATAACCGTGGACTGCAATACGAAAGAAATGGTAGGCGCCCCGTTCAACGCCATTAAAAGGGCGAAAGACATATTGGAAATAGACCATCATATGTACAGAAAACCCTTCGGCACACTTTCTCTTATAGACGGCAAAGCCGCGGCCGTGGGTGAAATAATTTACAAACTGCTTAAAAGTTTAAATATCGATATCACAAAAAATATAGCGCGGAACATACTGACTTCGATTATAGTCGAGACCAATTCCTTCAGGCTGCCGTCAGTCAAGCCTTTCACTTTCCGCGTGTGCGACAGGCTGCTCTTGACCGGTGTGGATTACAACAGGCTTTCGGAAATGGTTTACTGGTTAAAGACAAAAGAGGCGGCGGTGCTTTCGGGCCTGTGCATGGCAAATATACATTTTTTGAAAAATGATAAAATAGCGTGGTCGATAGCGACAAAAAAGGACTTTTCCAGAATGGGCGGCAGGGACGAAGACGTAGACAGCGTAGCCAACGACATGCTTTCGATAGAGACTGTTAAAATCGCGATTCTTTTCAGGGAAAAGAGTCCTGGACTATTGAGAGTCAGTTTAAGGTCAAAAGGCGGGATAAATGTTGCCTGCCTCGCATATAAATATAACGGCGGCGGCCATTTCGATTCCGCGGGATGCCTTATTGCCAATAAAACAAGTTCAATACAGGAATTTCTTAAGGCGGCTGCCGGCTTATTGGATAAATGTTCATATACTACAGAAAAAAAAGGAGAATAA